A region of Allocoleopsis franciscana PCC 7113 DNA encodes the following proteins:
- the psbA gene encoding photosystem II q(b) protein, which produces MTTTLQRRESANVWERFCEWVTSTNNRLYVGWFGVLMIPTLLTATTCFIIAFIAAPPVDIDGIREPVAGSLLFGNNIISGAVVPSSNAIGLHFYPIWEAASLDEWLYNGGPYQLVIFHFLIGVFCYMGREWELSYRLGMRPWIAVAYSAPVAAATAVFLIYPIGQGSFSDGMPLGISGTFNFMFVFQAEHNILMHPFHQLGVAGVFGGSLFSAMHGSLVTSSLVRETTETESQNYGYKFGQEEETYNIVAAHGYFGRLIFQYASFNNSRSLHFFLAAWPVVGIWFTALGISTMAFNLNGFNFNQSIIDSQGRVIGTWADVLNRANLGFEVMHERNAHNFPLDLAAGEAAPVALTAPVING; this is translated from the coding sequence ATGACAACCACATTACAGCGTCGCGAATCTGCGAACGTGTGGGAACGGTTTTGCGAGTGGGTCACTAGCACCAACAACCGCCTCTATGTAGGCTGGTTCGGTGTCCTGATGATTCCTACCCTGCTAACTGCCACTACCTGCTTTATCATCGCCTTCATCGCTGCTCCTCCTGTGGACATCGATGGTATCCGTGAGCCTGTTGCTGGCTCTCTGCTGTTTGGTAACAACATCATCAGTGGAGCCGTTGTTCCTTCTTCTAACGCCATCGGCTTGCACTTCTACCCAATTTGGGAAGCAGCTAGCTTAGACGAGTGGCTTTACAACGGTGGCCCTTACCAGTTGGTAATTTTCCACTTCCTCATCGGCGTCTTCTGCTACATGGGACGTGAGTGGGAACTCAGCTACCGCTTAGGGATGCGCCCTTGGATTGCTGTTGCTTACAGCGCTCCTGTGGCGGCTGCAACCGCTGTATTCCTGATTTACCCCATCGGACAAGGTTCTTTCTCTGATGGTATGCCCCTGGGCATCTCTGGAACCTTCAACTTCATGTTCGTGTTCCAAGCTGAGCACAACATCCTGATGCACCCCTTCCACCAACTCGGTGTGGCTGGTGTGTTCGGCGGTTCCTTGTTCAGTGCAATGCACGGTTCTTTGGTCACCTCCAGCTTGGTGCGTGAGACAACTGAAACCGAATCTCAGAACTACGGTTACAAGTTCGGTCAAGAAGAAGAAACCTACAACATCGTTGCTGCTCACGGTTACTTCGGTCGGTTGATTTTCCAATATGCTTCTTTCAACAACAGCCGTAGCTTGCACTTCTTCCTCGCTGCTTGGCCTGTAGTTGGCATTTGGTTCACCGCTTTGGGCATCAGCACCATGGCGTTCAACCTGAATGGATTCAACTTCAACCAGTCCATCATCGACTCACAAGGTCGCGTGATTGGCACCTGGGCTGATGTACTCAACCGCGCTAACTTGGGATTTGAAGTAATGCACGAGCGTAACGCTCACAACTTCCCCCTCGACTTAGCGGCTGGTGAAGCGGCTCCTGTGGCTCTAACCGCTCCTGTCATCAATGGCTAA
- a CDS encoding histidine triad nucleotide-binding protein gives MSETIFSKIIRKEIPADIVYEDDLTIAFRDIAPQAPVHILVIPKKPLPQLAAAESEDHALMGHLLLTAKRVAQQLGLDNGYRLVINNGADGGQTVDHLHVHILGGRQMKWPPG, from the coding sequence ATGAGCGAGACCATCTTCAGCAAGATTATTCGCAAAGAAATACCCGCTGACATTGTTTATGAAGATGACTTAACAATTGCCTTCAGAGACATTGCTCCTCAAGCACCGGTTCACATCCTGGTGATTCCCAAAAAGCCCCTTCCTCAGCTAGCCGCAGCCGAATCCGAAGACCATGCTCTCATGGGACACCTGCTCTTAACCGCCAAGCGGGTTGCCCAGCAACTCGGTCTGGATAACGGCTATCGCCTGGTGATTAACAACGGCGCTGATGGCGGCCAAACCGTTGACCACCTGCATGTACACATCTTGGGCGGACGCCAGATGAAGTGGCCTCCGGGTTAA
- a CDS encoding YifB family Mg chelatase-like AAA ATPase → MLARVWSASIVGIDAVKVGVEVDVSGGLPGIVVVGLPDTAVQESRERVKAALKNAGFAFPMRKIVVNLTPADLRKEGPSFDLPISVGIMAASEQVSAELLGDYLFLGEVSLDGNLRPVAGVLPIAAAAKRLEIAGLIVPADNAREAAVVQGLVVYGFQNLAQVADFLNQPERYSPVQMDGLQALRTSRSTGPDLKDVKGQAHARRALEIAAAGGHNLIFVGPPGSGKTMLARRLPGILPPLSFEEALEVTQIHSVAGLLRNKGTLVSDRPYRSPHHSASGPSLVGGGSFPRPGEISLAHRGVLFLDELTEFKRDVLEFLRQPLEDGCVTISRTRQSVMFPAQFTLVASTNPCPCGYFGDTIQACTCSPRAREQYWAKLSGPLMDRIDLQVAVNRLKPEEITRQPTGEESAPVRERVQAARDRAWTRFKLADSTIRCNAQMQSHHLRHWCPLDDTSRNLLEGAIRKLGLSARASDRILKVARTIADLAGDEVLKPQHVAEAIQYRTIDRMQ, encoded by the coding sequence ATGCTAGCTAGAGTTTGGAGCGCTTCTATTGTAGGAATCGATGCGGTTAAGGTGGGTGTTGAAGTGGATGTGTCTGGTGGGTTGCCGGGAATTGTCGTGGTTGGTTTACCCGATACAGCCGTTCAAGAATCACGAGAACGAGTCAAGGCGGCACTGAAGAATGCGGGTTTTGCCTTTCCCATGCGGAAGATTGTGGTGAACCTGACACCGGCTGACTTGCGTAAAGAAGGGCCAAGCTTTGATTTACCCATTAGTGTGGGCATTATGGCGGCTTCAGAGCAGGTGAGTGCCGAATTGTTGGGCGATTACCTATTTTTAGGAGAAGTTTCCCTGGATGGCAATCTGCGACCCGTTGCGGGTGTATTACCGATTGCGGCGGCGGCTAAACGACTGGAGATTGCGGGTTTGATCGTTCCGGCGGATAATGCACGAGAGGCGGCAGTTGTACAGGGATTAGTGGTTTACGGTTTCCAGAATTTAGCGCAAGTGGCTGACTTTCTGAATCAGCCAGAGCGTTACTCCCCGGTGCAGATGGATGGGTTACAGGCGTTGCGAACCTCTCGGTCAACGGGGCCAGACTTAAAAGATGTAAAGGGTCAAGCTCATGCTCGCAGAGCCTTAGAAATTGCAGCGGCTGGAGGACATAATTTAATCTTTGTCGGGCCTCCTGGGAGTGGCAAAACCATGCTGGCGCGTCGCTTGCCAGGGATTTTACCGCCATTAAGCTTTGAGGAAGCCTTAGAAGTGACACAAATCCACTCTGTTGCAGGATTGCTGAGAAACAAAGGAACATTGGTCAGCGATCGCCCTTATCGCAGTCCTCATCACTCTGCCTCTGGCCCCTCCCTCGTGGGGGGTGGCAGCTTTCCCCGTCCTGGGGAAATTTCTCTGGCACACCGGGGGGTGCTGTTTTTGGATGAACTCACCGAATTTAAGCGCGATGTGTTGGAATTCTTGCGTCAACCGTTAGAAGATGGCTGTGTGACCATTTCCCGCACTCGTCAATCGGTGATGTTTCCCGCACAGTTCACCTTGGTGGCGAGTACGAATCCTTGCCCTTGTGGCTACTTCGGGGATACTATTCAAGCTTGCACTTGTTCGCCAAGAGCTAGGGAACAATACTGGGCAAAGCTTTCGGGTCCTTTGATGGATCGAATTGATTTACAAGTGGCGGTGAATCGATTGAAGCCGGAAGAGATTACGCGACAACCCACGGGGGAGGAATCGGCACCTGTACGGGAACGAGTACAAGCCGCACGCGATCGCGCCTGGACTCGATTCAAACTTGCCGATTCGACAATTCGTTGCAATGCTCAGATGCAGAGTCATCATCTGCGTCACTGGTGCCCGTTGGATGATACCTCTCGCAACTTACTAGAGGGCGCAATTCGCAAGTTAGGCTTATCGGCACGGGCAAGCGATCGCATTCTTAAAGTAGCCCGTACCATTGCTGACTTAGCAGGTGATGAAGTTCTCAAACCCCAGCACGTTGCCGAAGCCATTCAGTACCGCACTATTGACAGAATGCAATAA